A portion of the Algimonas porphyrae genome contains these proteins:
- a CDS encoding TIGR02281 family clan AA aspartic protease, with product MSTSFLIQAGFFTAIAVGGTYYLSQNPAVKSAMDETADPVVTVEAKPKSASVVSIPRQNGQFYTHSRVNRGSVRFLIDTGASAVALTLDDARRVGIDPRSLSYDRPVDTANGRTYAASVTLDEIRIGGIVVRDVKALVVKEGLHISLLGMTFLGELQKVEATPTQLILRR from the coding sequence ATGAGCACGTCTTTCCTCATACAGGCCGGATTTTTTACAGCGATCGCTGTCGGCGGCACCTATTATCTGTCGCAAAACCCAGCCGTAAAATCGGCAATGGACGAAACGGCTGATCCTGTCGTTACAGTTGAAGCGAAGCCGAAAAGCGCGTCGGTTGTGTCCATTCCCAGACAGAACGGCCAGTTCTACACGCATAGTCGCGTCAATCGCGGTTCCGTCCGGTTCCTGATCGATACGGGTGCGTCTGCCGTCGCGCTGACGCTTGACGATGCGCGCAGGGTCGGGATCGACCCCCGGTCGCTCAGCTATGACCGCCCTGTCGATACCGCCAACGGGCGAACTTATGCAGCCTCGGTCACACTCGACGAAATCAGGATCGGCGGCATCGTCGTCCGGGACGTCAAGGCGCTCGTGGTCAAAGAGGGATTACATATCTCGCTCCTAGGCATGACCTTTCTGGGCGAGCTTCAGAAGGTCGAAGCGACTCCGACGCAGCTGATTCTCAGACGCTAG
- a CDS encoding nicotinate-nucleotide--dimethylbenzimidazole phosphoribosyltransferase codes for MTDTRPFDDVRALAVSVPQRDTAIYEGLLDRAASMGRDLHPLGTLSAPLARMASVQGHPAPRLTRPLVAVFTASHGTLPDASAGVARRVQSLSQGKAVVRGAAQAVGAAFKVYEFGNDHPSADFRNGPSLSERDCAGAIAFGMEVVAEGADIIVLGNAGYGAATGAAAMARGLYGGTSDYWAGGIDENAKFRQAAVEQGASVNSELLSDPLDVLRAFGGRDLAGTVGAILACAHQKIPVILDGYVVCAAAAIVHSLNPDAVSHCLAGHVTIEPAHRALLDRMDLDPVLDLGLNIGDGTGGTLALSVLQAASAGLATLSEA; via the coding sequence ATGACCGATACCCGGCCTTTCGATGATGTGCGTGCATTGGCGGTTTCAGTACCGCAGCGCGACACCGCTATTTACGAAGGGCTGCTCGACCGCGCCGCCAGCATGGGCCGTGATCTGCACCCGCTCGGGACATTAAGCGCTCCGCTAGCGCGGATGGCATCGGTTCAGGGTCATCCCGCCCCGCGCCTCACGCGGCCACTCGTCGCTGTGTTCACAGCCAGTCACGGCACCTTGCCCGACGCATCGGCTGGCGTCGCCCGCCGCGTGCAAAGCCTGTCGCAGGGCAAGGCCGTCGTTCGCGGCGCGGCCCAGGCAGTCGGGGCGGCTTTCAAAGTCTATGAGTTCGGCAACGATCACCCGTCAGCCGATTTCCGCAACGGGCCGTCCCTGTCGGAACGCGATTGCGCCGGTGCCATCGCTTTTGGGATGGAGGTTGTAGCCGAAGGGGCAGATATTATCGTCTTGGGTAATGCGGGATATGGGGCCGCCACCGGAGCGGCGGCCATGGCGCGCGGTCTGTATGGAGGCACGTCGGATTACTGGGCCGGCGGTATCGATGAAAACGCCAAATTCAGGCAGGCGGCTGTCGAGCAGGGAGCCAGCGTCAATTCCGAGCTTCTGTCTGACCCTCTGGACGTTCTGCGTGCCTTTGGCGGGCGCGACCTGGCCGGGACGGTCGGGGCCATTCTGGCCTGCGCGCATCAGAAGATACCGGTAATTCTGGACGGCTATGTGGTCTGTGCAGCCGCTGCCATTGTGCACTCGCTCAATCCGGATGCTGTGTCGCACTGCCTGGCGGGCCATGTGACGATCGAGCCCGCACACAGGGCGCTGCTCGACCGGATGGATCTCGATCCTGTGCTCGATCTGGGACTGAATATTGGCGATGGAACAGGCGGCACTCTGGCGCTGAGCGTGCTGCAAGCAGCGTCGGCAGGTCTGGCAACCCTCTCCGAGGCTTAG
- a CDS encoding Leu/Phe/Val dehydrogenase, translating into MSIFSHPDFDGHEAVHAFCDTESGLRAFIAVHNTNRGPASGGTRFWTYASDGDALADVLRLSRAMSYKNAMAQLDIGGGKAVILRPEGAFDRNALFAAYGRSVETIGGTYITAEDVGVSPADMAVIKTQTDNVAGLSEGDNASGDPSPVTAEGVFRGIRVAAERAYGSPDLNGRRVAIQGLGSVGYALAEHLAHVGADLQVADIDTSRLARAEKELGATIVDTNDILSADVDILAPCALGGAINSDSLPAIRASIVAGAANNQLRTPDMAEALTARGILYAPDYVINAGGIINVAAEVAGRYDVAWVQTKLDQLEETLGEVFDRAASEGRTTASIANEMAQERMAVIRDWR; encoded by the coding sequence ATGAGCATATTTTCCCATCCTGATTTCGATGGCCACGAAGCCGTACACGCCTTTTGCGATACGGAGTCGGGCCTCAGAGCCTTTATCGCAGTTCACAATACGAATCGCGGACCGGCCAGTGGCGGGACGCGCTTCTGGACTTACGCCAGCGATGGGGACGCTTTGGCCGACGTCCTGCGTTTGTCGCGGGCGATGAGTTATAAGAATGCCATGGCGCAGCTGGATATTGGCGGCGGCAAAGCCGTCATCCTGCGTCCGGAGGGTGCGTTTGATCGCAATGCCCTGTTTGCCGCCTATGGACGTTCGGTCGAGACGATTGGCGGGACCTATATAACGGCGGAAGATGTCGGCGTCAGCCCGGCTGACATGGCCGTCATCAAGACGCAGACGGATAATGTGGCCGGCCTATCCGAAGGCGATAATGCCTCCGGCGATCCGTCACCTGTTACAGCCGAAGGCGTTTTTAGGGGCATCCGCGTGGCTGCAGAACGCGCCTACGGCAGTCCGGACCTGAACGGTCGTCGTGTCGCCATTCAGGGTCTTGGAAGCGTTGGCTACGCGCTGGCCGAACATCTGGCCCACGTCGGCGCGGATTTGCAGGTTGCCGATATTGACACTTCCAGACTGGCCCGGGCCGAAAAAGAACTCGGTGCGACGATCGTCGATACGAACGATATTCTATCCGCCGACGTCGATATTCTCGCACCATGCGCACTGGGCGGCGCGATCAATTCCGATAGCTTGCCAGCTATCAGAGCGTCGATCGTTGCAGGTGCGGCGAACAATCAGCTGCGAACGCCGGATATGGCCGAAGCGCTGACAGCGCGCGGTATTCTCTACGCGCCGGATTACGTCATCAATGCGGGCGGTATCATAAATGTCGCAGCGGAAGTCGCAGGTCGCTACGATGTCGCCTGGGTTCAAACCAAGCTCGACCAGCTCGAAGAAACGCTGGGCGAAGTTTTCGATCGGGCTGCAAGCGAAGGTCGCACGACAGCGAGCATTGCCAACGAAATGGCACAGGAACGCATGGCCGTCATTCGCGACTGGCGTTGA
- a CDS encoding MAPEG family protein, protein MTNEVFMAPMIALIIWTLIVWVVLFVRRVPAMKAARMDPELAKSPTGEWKNALPLKAQAPAHNYNHLMEQPTIFYAFMVWAVLTGNMSTPIAYLAWAYVGLRIVHSLVQISTGPVMTRFTLFILSTLCLIGMIVLALLT, encoded by the coding sequence ATGACCAACGAAGTCTTTATGGCGCCGATGATCGCACTGATCATATGGACGTTGATCGTCTGGGTCGTCCTGTTCGTCAGGCGGGTTCCAGCCATGAAGGCCGCCCGGATGGACCCGGAGCTGGCCAAATCGCCAACGGGTGAGTGGAAGAATGCCTTGCCGCTCAAGGCACAGGCCCCGGCGCATAATTACAATCACCTTATGGAACAGCCAACCATCTTCTATGCCTTCATGGTCTGGGCTGTTCTGACGGGGAATATGTCCACTCCGATCGCCTATCTGGCCTGGGCCTATGTCGGGCTGCGCATTGTCCATAGTCTGGTGCAGATATCGACGGGGCCGGTGATGACACGGTTCACGCTGTTTATCCTCTCGACTTTATGCCTGATCGGGATGATCGTACTCGCCTTGCTGACATGA
- a CDS encoding thioredoxin family protein gives MRSLFIGLSLAISACATPGHAEAPHAASHSEPRPFEADRDAHADVDAALLRAEARGTKALIVMGGNWCHDSRGFAAVLERPDTAALVAENFELVWVNVGRKILNQDVAQRFGLDGTPGTPTVVVARPDGSVLNLEDAPTWRNAASRDPDDIHQFFVEMAAQD, from the coding sequence ATGCGCTCTCTGTTTATCGGTCTGTCCCTTGCGATTTCGGCTTGCGCTACGCCGGGCCATGCTGAGGCCCCGCACGCTGCATCCCACAGCGAACCTCGGCCGTTTGAAGCGGACCGAGACGCACATGCTGATGTCGACGCCGCACTCTTGCGCGCAGAGGCGCGCGGAACCAAAGCGTTGATCGTGATGGGTGGAAACTGGTGTCATGACAGTCGCGGCTTTGCGGCTGTCCTTGAGCGACCGGATACGGCAGCTCTGGTCGCGGAAAATTTCGAACTGGTCTGGGTCAATGTCGGACGCAAGATTCTCAATCAGGATGTCGCGCAGCGTTTCGGCCTCGACGGCACGCCGGGCACGCCGACCGTTGTCGTGGCAAGGCCCGACGGATCGGTTCTGAACCTGGAAGATGCGCCGACCTGGCGGAATGCGGCGTCTCGTGACCCGGACGATATTCATCAGTTTTTCGTCGAGATGGCAGCGCAGGACTGA
- a CDS encoding DNA polymerase IV, with protein MPDSIETPALCQDCGAILSLNSPFCGVCGGTRRLSHPELMTLSIAHVDCDAFYASVEKRDDPSLRDKPVIVGGGRRGVVSAACYHARVYGVHSAMPMFKALKLCPDAVVVRGSMDKYAFEGRRIRMLMTELTPLVEPLSIDEAFLDLSGTQRLHGRSPAQSLIRLQTRILDEVGVTVSVGLSYNKFLAKTASDLDKPNGFAVLGRDDAQAFLAKQPVSFIYGIGPAFASRLQAAGLQTIADVRKWDDKRLAEKFGDHGLRLARLSRGEDFRRVNPRHERKSISAETTFSDDISDLEALKDKLWQVCLKTADRSKAKDMAGSVVTLKLKTANFKSITRRRTLDQPIQLADALFHALEPLLESEAKGRSYRLIGAGISALSPPIGDTADLLDAKAAKRGKAERASDIARAKFGADAILTGRGLRLAKAREDKGKSEATSLPGKIRDDQL; from the coding sequence ATGCCTGACAGCATCGAGACCCCCGCCTTATGCCAGGATTGCGGCGCGATTCTGTCGCTGAATAGCCCGTTCTGTGGGGTCTGCGGCGGAACGCGGCGCCTGTCCCACCCGGAGTTGATGACGCTCTCGATCGCTCATGTCGATTGCGATGCCTTTTACGCTTCGGTCGAAAAACGCGATGATCCGTCCTTGCGCGACAAGCCCGTCATTGTCGGCGGCGGGCGGCGCGGCGTGGTCTCGGCTGCCTGCTATCACGCGCGCGTCTACGGCGTCCATTCAGCCATGCCTATGTTCAAGGCGCTGAAACTCTGCCCCGACGCCGTCGTCGTCAGAGGCAGCATGGACAAGTATGCGTTTGAAGGTCGCCGTATCCGGATGCTGATGACGGAGTTGACGCCACTGGTCGAACCGCTCTCCATCGACGAAGCCTTTCTCGACCTGTCAGGAACACAGCGCCTGCATGGTCGCAGCCCGGCGCAAAGCCTGATCCGGTTGCAAACGCGCATATTGGACGAAGTCGGCGTGACTGTCTCTGTGGGTCTCTCCTACAACAAATTTCTGGCAAAGACCGCGTCCGATCTCGACAAGCCCAATGGCTTTGCGGTTCTGGGTCGCGATGATGCGCAAGCCTTTCTCGCGAAGCAACCTGTCAGCTTTATCTATGGGATCGGGCCGGCCTTTGCCTCTCGACTACAGGCCGCAGGGCTGCAGACCATCGCAGACGTGCGAAAATGGGATGACAAGCGACTGGCCGAGAAGTTCGGTGATCACGGGCTGAGACTCGCGCGCCTCTCCCGCGGGGAGGATTTTCGCCGGGTCAATCCGCGCCACGAACGCAAATCCATCAGCGCGGAAACGACCTTTTCGGATGACATCAGCGATCTGGAAGCGCTCAAGGACAAGCTCTGGCAGGTCTGCCTGAAAACAGCCGACCGCAGCAAGGCCAAGGATATGGCCGGGTCGGTCGTAACCCTGAAACTCAAGACGGCCAATTTCAAATCTATCACACGACGCCGGACCCTCGATCAGCCTATACAGCTCGCCGACGCGCTGTTTCATGCGCTGGAACCCTTGCTGGAAAGCGAAGCCAAAGGGCGCTCCTACCGCCTGATCGGCGCCGGTATCAGCGCCCTCAGCCCACCGATCGGCGATACAGCCGACCTGCTCGACGCCAAAGCGGCAAAACGCGGCAAGGCGGAACGCGCCTCCGACATTGCCCGCGCCAAATTCGGGGCGGACGCCATCCTGACAGGTCGCGGGCTGCGTCTGGCGAAGGCGAGAGAGGATAAAGGCAAAAGCGAGGCGACATCCCTGCCCGGCAAGATCAGGGACGATCAGCTATAG
- a CDS encoding response regulator — protein MPKKILIVEDNELNMKLFSDLLDAHGYDVRQTREGLKAISIAKEFEPDLILMDIQLPEVSGLEVTKWLKDDQTLSGIPVVAVTAFAMKGDEKRIRDGGCVGYIAKPITVSSFLATVRKFSQAA, from the coding sequence ATGCCGAAGAAGATCCTCATCGTTGAAGACAATGAGCTGAACATGAAACTGTTCAGCGATCTGCTCGACGCGCATGGATATGATGTCCGCCAGACTCGCGAAGGTCTAAAAGCCATTTCGATCGCCAAGGAATTCGAACCCGATCTGATCCTCATGGATATACAATTACCGGAAGTCTCTGGTCTGGAAGTCACGAAGTGGCTGAAGGATGACCAGACACTGTCTGGCATTCCTGTCGTCGCCGTCACGGCCTTCGCCATGAAAGGTGATGAGAAGCGCATCCGCGATGGCGGCTGCGTCGGATACATTGCCAAACCGATCACCGTCAGCAGCTTTCTCGCCACGGTCCGGAAGTTCAGCCAGGCTGCGTAA
- a CDS encoding PleD family two-component system response regulator, protein MSARILVVDDLAPNRNLLDVKLSADYYDVLTAESGEEALEIASKERLDLILMDAIMPGGMDGFEACRRLKADPALYHIPVIMVTALEETADRIRGLEAGADDFITKPIDDFNLTARVRSLLRLKMTTDQLMSHTGHSAENCRPMLDQIQGRPGRLLLIGDEGGQPAKIDRTLGQTHETTIVTDPVEAIRRAKAGIDLVIVSLVARSFDGLRVCASLRFNNDTADIPILAIGDPDDQPCFIRAFDIGVNDSVMRPVESQELSARVNTLLRRKFYADSLRENFNEDLEMVVSDPLTGLGNRRFFERQVEPLFDTLNLDGTPFSILVFDIDHFKRVNDILGHDMGDQILKEVAARIVTNMRAIDIVSRYGGEEFMIAMPGTSEAEAFQAADRVRSFIAGTPIFVEGQALSITISAGVAQVEQNEQLRGVFRRADSALYQAKREGRNQVAAAASQTVAAA, encoded by the coding sequence ATGTCCGCCCGCATTCTCGTCGTCGATGACCTCGCGCCCAACAGGAACCTGTTGGACGTCAAATTGTCGGCAGATTATTATGATGTGCTGACCGCCGAAAGCGGTGAGGAAGCGCTCGAGATTGCTTCCAAGGAACGGCTTGATCTCATTTTGATGGATGCGATAATGCCCGGTGGCATGGATGGTTTCGAAGCCTGCCGACGGCTCAAGGCCGACCCGGCGCTTTACCATATCCCGGTTATCATGGTCACGGCGCTGGAAGAAACGGCTGACCGGATCCGCGGACTGGAAGCGGGCGCCGATGATTTCATCACCAAGCCGATTGACGACTTCAACCTGACAGCGCGCGTTCGCTCGCTGTTGCGTCTGAAAATGACGACCGATCAGCTCATGTCCCATACGGGTCATAGTGCCGAGAATTGCCGTCCCATGCTGGACCAGATACAAGGTCGTCCGGGACGCCTGCTGCTGATCGGCGACGAGGGCGGCCAGCCCGCCAAGATCGACCGCACACTTGGCCAGACGCATGAGACTACGATCGTGACAGATCCCGTCGAGGCCATCCGGCGCGCCAAGGCGGGCATCGATCTGGTCATCGTCAGCCTCGTGGCGCGTAGTTTTGACGGCTTGCGCGTCTGTGCGTCGCTGCGTTTCAACAATGACACGGCCGATATCCCTATTCTTGCAATCGGCGATCCGGACGACCAGCCCTGCTTCATCCGGGCATTCGATATCGGCGTGAATGACTCTGTTATGCGCCCGGTTGAAAGTCAGGAACTCAGCGCGCGTGTCAATACGCTGCTGCGCCGGAAATTCTATGCCGATAGTCTGCGCGAGAACTTCAACGAAGACCTCGAAATGGTCGTCTCCGATCCGCTGACAGGGCTGGGCAACCGCCGTTTCTTCGAACGTCAGGTGGAACCGCTGTTCGACACGCTCAACTTGGACGGAACGCCTTTCTCCATTCTTGTATTCGACATCGACCATTTCAAACGGGTCAATGATATTCTTGGCCACGATATGGGGGATCAGATCCTCAAGGAAGTGGCCGCCCGGATCGTGACCAATATGCGCGCCATCGATATTGTGTCGCGCTATGGCGGCGAAGAATTCATGATCGCCATGCCTGGCACGTCTGAGGCCGAAGCCTTTCAGGCCGCAGACCGTGTGCGTAGCTTCATCGCCGGCACCCCGATCTTCGTCGAGGGGCAGGCCCTGTCCATCACGATCAGCGCCGGCGTCGCGCAAGTCGAGCAGAATGAGCAGCTTCGCGGCGTCTTCCGTCGCGCGGACAGCGCGCTCTATCAGGCCAAACGCGAAGGCCGGAACCAGGTAGCCGCAGCCGCCTCACAGACTGTCGCAGCAGCCTGA
- the rpmG gene encoding 50S ribosomal protein L33 yields the protein MAKPTTIKIRLNSTAGTGFFYVTKKNSRTMTEKMVKRKYDPVARKHVEFKEGKIK from the coding sequence ATGGCGAAGCCTACCACAATCAAAATCCGCCTGAACAGCACGGCTGGCACAGGCTTTTTCTATGTCACGAAGAAGAACTCCCGCACGATGACCGAAAAAATGGTCAAGCGGAAGTACGATCCCGTCGCGCGCAAGCATGTCGAGTTCAAGGAAGGCAAGATCAAGTAA
- a CDS encoding class I SAM-dependent methyltransferase: MNRTLQSAKAGMARIYRRQADWWHVNRDRSLRETKWIDRFVEQLPDQARILDLGCGTGDPLSHYLSSCGFSVVGVDASPSMIHLARTAAPSGDWHVADMRDLPDLGSFHGIMSWDAFFHLSPDEQRAVMPDLCQTVRPGGALLMTVGSDEGETDGWVNGEAVYHGSLSQKGYHNILGRHGFADITFVPNDSDVGGRCVLLATGRNVARA, translated from the coding sequence GTGAACCGAACACTTCAGTCCGCCAAGGCCGGAATGGCCCGTATCTATCGGCGTCAAGCGGACTGGTGGCATGTCAATCGCGATCGATCGCTGCGCGAAACCAAATGGATTGACCGTTTTGTAGAACAGCTGCCTGATCAAGCCCGCATCCTTGATCTGGGTTGTGGGACGGGTGATCCGCTCAGCCATTATCTCAGTTCATGCGGCTTTTCTGTTGTCGGCGTCGATGCGTCCCCGAGCATGATCCATCTGGCCAGAACAGCAGCCCCATCCGGAGACTGGCACGTCGCCGACATGCGAGATCTGCCCGACCTCGGCAGCTTCCATGGCATCATGAGTTGGGATGCATTTTTTCATCTCTCCCCAGATGAACAACGCGCAGTCATGCCTGACCTGTGTCAGACGGTTCGTCCCGGCGGCGCGCTTCTCATGACTGTTGGGTCCGACGAAGGCGAAACAGATGGGTGGGTCAATGGCGAAGCCGTTTATCATGGAAGCCTCTCGCAGAAGGGCTATCATAACATATTAGGTCGACACGGATTTGCCGACATTACGTTCGTTCCCAATGACTCTGATGTTGGGGGTCGCTGCGTTCTTTTAGCGACAGGTCGGAATGTCGCGCGCGCTTGA
- a CDS encoding NUDIX hydrolase, producing MSEPLIPSDPLKPSDPLKPSKVSGMHLTDTERSARKQLDKAPRPRIAATVVLTIGDPQDPKILMGQRSSRHDFMPSVYVFPGGRVDRIDSYAPYAGDLSPRTERVLEAAVPPRKARAIALSCIRETYEETGLMIGAPAKPQSRNMKHPTYDAFRKAGQLPDLDGLEVFGRAITPPHRHKRFDAWFFHRHLGDVAPPEVADSHELLNVGWFTLDAIEELKLQRATVMMMSVFKDYLRRANSRAGAKADIFYSRALHGTFRQESFP from the coding sequence GTGAGCGAGCCCCTCATCCCGTCTGATCCTCTAAAGCCGTCCGACCCCCTCAAGCCGTCCAAAGTCTCCGGCATGCATCTGACCGATACGGAACGCTCGGCCCGCAAGCAGCTGGACAAGGCGCCGCGACCGCGGATCGCCGCGACGGTCGTCCTGACGATCGGCGATCCGCAGGATCCGAAAATTCTGATGGGGCAACGCAGTTCACGGCATGATTTCATGCCCAGCGTCTATGTTTTCCCAGGCGGACGGGTCGACCGGATCGACAGCTATGCGCCCTATGCCGGCGATTTGTCGCCGCGCACGGAACGGGTGCTGGAGGCCGCTGTTCCGCCGCGCAAGGCCCGCGCCATCGCCCTGTCCTGCATCCGGGAGACCTATGAGGAGACGGGGCTGATGATCGGCGCGCCGGCAAAACCGCAAAGCCGGAATATGAAACATCCGACTTATGACGCCTTTCGCAAGGCGGGGCAGTTGCCTGATCTCGACGGTCTGGAAGTGTTCGGTCGGGCCATCACGCCCCCGCATCGTCACAAGCGGTTCGACGCCTGGTTCTTCCATCGGCATCTGGGTGATGTCGCGCCGCCGGAGGTCGCCGACAGTCATGAGCTGCTGAATGTTGGCTGGTTTACGCTCGACGCGATCGAAGAATTGAAGCTTCAGCGGGCGACCGTGATGATGATGAGCGTGTTCAAGGACTATCTGCGCCGCGCCAATAGCCGGGCGGGCGCGAAAGCCGACATTTTCTATTCCCGCGCCCTGCACGGAACCTTCCGGCAGGAGAGCTTTCCGTGA
- the rnr gene encoding ribonuclease R: MTLSRDSILDAVRARPDHYDRKRLARHLGVKGDDRRDLRQTLRRLVDDGALVYTPEKTYRLADALPGVMVVNIVHIDEDGDMWADPERELKGGVQRSILIRDTNRTRDDGGALSIGHRALVRIKEREDGTAVGMVMKRLGKGAQTHMGVLHKTGTKDGKTGWRIQPVSKKARHDYGVDDVPDTLEDGAIVMFRSTRKNRGQLRLAEVRETIGNIKDERAASLISLHENDIPLGFPPAAIEQAEKATMPAIGEMGHADLRHLALLTIDPVDAKDFDDAILAEPDDNPKNPGGWSVWVAIADVAAFVTPGSALDNAAWEKGNSVYLPDRVEPMLPHELSSDLCSLRPDEDRASMLVNMTFDSGGNKTGHKFHRGIIRSRARLTYRQAQDAFEGQNGPESHDVLSELSNLYSCYKALRNARGQRQPLEIDLPERRVKVDKTGKVASIEVRDRFDAHKLVEEFMVQANVAASEALSKKGVRTLMRFHDAPERQRVSDLSDFLPALKLKFSAGDRITPGRFNRLLEQAALKDLSETVGMAVLRTQAQAIYSAEKMGHFGLNLTHYAHFTSPIRRYADLVVHRALIKAFKLGDGGTTKEEEARLTETAEHISTTERRAMVAERDAVDRYIAAYLKDRVGATFKARITGVTKFGLFVTLSETGADGLIPISELGREYFALDERTKSVIGVESGTTFKFGRQVEVKLKEATPITGGLIFDMVSKGEPGKPPKGGNRGRAGSRSGKQGSRGAKHKRKRRS, translated from the coding sequence ATGACATTATCCCGCGATTCTATTCTCGACGCCGTGCGCGCGCGTCCCGATCATTACGACCGAAAACGGCTGGCCCGGCATCTCGGTGTCAAAGGCGACGACCGTCGCGACCTGCGACAGACATTGCGACGGCTCGTCGATGATGGCGCGCTCGTCTACACGCCTGAGAAAACCTATCGTCTGGCCGACGCCCTGCCCGGCGTGATGGTCGTCAACATCGTCCATATCGACGAGGATGGCGACATGTGGGCCGATCCGGAGCGGGAACTGAAGGGCGGTGTGCAACGGTCCATCCTGATCCGCGATACGAACAGAACGCGCGATGATGGCGGCGCGCTGAGCATCGGGCATCGCGCGCTCGTCCGGATCAAGGAGCGCGAGGACGGAACCGCCGTCGGGATGGTGATGAAGCGTCTGGGCAAAGGCGCACAGACGCATATGGGCGTACTGCACAAGACCGGGACGAAGGACGGGAAAACCGGCTGGCGCATCCAGCCCGTCTCGAAGAAGGCCCGCCATGATTACGGCGTCGATGACGTCCCCGATACGCTGGAGGATGGCGCTATCGTCATGTTCCGCTCGACCCGCAAAAATCGCGGGCAGCTCCGTCTCGCCGAAGTGCGCGAGACCATCGGCAATATCAAGGATGAGCGCGCGGCGTCCCTCATCTCCCTGCACGAGAATGACATTCCTCTCGGCTTTCCGCCGGCCGCGATCGAACAGGCCGAGAAGGCCACCATGCCGGCCATCGGCGAAATGGGTCATGCGGATTTGCGTCACCTGGCGCTCCTGACCATCGATCCGGTCGATGCCAAGGATTTCGACGATGCCATTCTGGCCGAACCGGATGATAACCCGAAAAATCCCGGCGGCTGGTCCGTCTGGGTCGCAATCGCGGACGTCGCTGCATTCGTGACGCCGGGTTCTGCCCTGGACAACGCAGCCTGGGAAAAGGGTAATTCCGTCTATCTGCCCGACCGCGTCGAGCCGATGCTGCCACATGAATTGTCCAGCGATCTCTGCTCGCTGCGACCCGACGAAGACCGGGCGTCGATGCTGGTGAATATGACGTTCGACAGTGGCGGCAACAAAACCGGCCATAAATTCCACCGCGGTATTATCCGCTCACGCGCACGCCTGACCTATCGACAGGCACAGGATGCTTTCGAGGGTCAGAACGGGCCCGAGTCTCATGACGTGCTGTCAGAACTGTCCAATCTCTACTCCTGCTACAAGGCGCTGCGAAATGCACGGGGCCAACGCCAGCCGCTGGAGATCGACCTGCCCGAACGGCGCGTCAAGGTGGACAAGACGGGCAAGGTTGCAAGCATCGAGGTACGAGACCGGTTTGACGCGCACAAGCTGGTTGAGGAATTCATGGTGCAGGCCAATGTCGCCGCGTCAGAAGCTCTGTCAAAAAAGGGCGTGCGCACGCTGATGCGCTTCCACGACGCGCCGGAACGCCAGCGCGTCTCCGACCTGTCCGATTTCCTGCCCGCGCTGAAACTGAAATTTTCCGCCGGGGATCGCATCACGCCCGGACGGTTCAACAGATTGCTCGAACAGGCGGCGCTTAAGGATTTGTCCGAAACGGTCGGCATGGCCGTTCTGCGAACGCAGGCGCAGGCGATCTATTCCGCAGAAAAAATGGGTCATTTCGGTCTGAATCTGACCCATTATGCCCATTTTACGAGCCCGATCCGACGTTATGCCGATCTTGTCGTGCACCGCGCCCTCATCAAGGCGTTCAAGCTGGGCGATGGCGGCACGACGAAGGAAGAAGAAGCCCGGCTGACCGAGACGGCCGAGCATATCAGTACGACGGAACGCCGTGCCATGGTGGCCGAGCGCGACGCCGTCGATCGCTATATCGCCGCCTATCTGAAGGACCGGGTCGGCGCGACCTTCAAGGCACGAATCACAGGCGTAACGAAATTCGGCCTGTTCGTGACGTTAAGTGAGACGGGCGCGGATGGCCTCATTCCGATCAGCGAACTGGGCCGGGAATATTTCGCACTCGATGAGCGTACGAAGTCCGTCATCGGTGTTGAATCCGGCACGACCTTCAAATTCGGACGTCAGGTCGAGGTCAAACTGAAGGAAGCGACCCCGATTACGGGCGGTCTGATCTTCGACATGGTCAGCAAGGGCGAACCGGGCAAACCGCCCAAGGGCGGCAATCGCGGACGCGCGGGCAGCCGATCCGGCAAGCAGGGCTCACGCGGCGCAAAGCATAAGCGAAAACGGCGGAGTTAG